In Candidatus Woesearchaeota archaeon, a genomic segment contains:
- a CDS encoding N-acetylmuramoyl-L-alanine amidase: protein MNKKLISLLLTGFLSIFPYRDSLAKSKIVSKNLIKPSYNFKHKYLRPDYIFYNLGIYYSDNSVSAKNRFGMVVHRTELNDTLSLKVLIRDQSANYLIMNNGDLRIIIPPKYKSNHAGFSMFNGFEERCLGTLDERLKNEFSLNMTFIGAELSGNCKSNPTNAQYKTLERLKEQLQERYKFPDYLVIGHGMASYTGDPDSKYHHQLGNHTDPGKHFDWSKIGIDIERTNLDLILERVKSPKTKIKSYSTQELVELLKTVPNNYNFEIVKESTIQNTKIKIVSLSDLAHNPSNSYNFSKASKCKHFLSNFESITKTKLKRNPTYNLFIR, encoded by the coding sequence TAATCAAACCTTCTTACAATTTTAAACATAAATATTTAAGACCGGACTATATCTTTTACAATTTAGGTATATATTATAGTGATAATTCTGTATCTGCAAAAAATAGATTTGGTATGGTGGTTCACAGAACAGAACTAAATGACACCTTAAGTTTAAAAGTTTTAATTAGAGATCAAAGTGCAAACTATTTAATTATGAACAATGGTGATTTAAGAATTATAATTCCACCAAAATACAAATCAAACCATGCAGGATTTAGTATGTTTAACGGATTTGAAGAAAGATGTTTAGGAACTCTTGATGAAAGATTAAAAAATGAATTTTCTTTAAATATGACTTTTATTGGCGCAGAATTAAGTGGAAATTGTAAATCTAATCCAACTAATGCCCAATATAAAACCTTAGAAAGATTAAAAGAACAACTTCAAGAAAGATATAAATTTCCAGATTATTTAGTAATTGGGCATGGCATGGCTTCTTACACAGGAGATCCAGATAGCAAATATCATCATCAATTAGGAAATCATACTGATCCTGGAAAACATTTTGATTGGAGTAAAATTGGAATAGATATAGAAAGAACAAATTTAGATTTGATTCTTGAAAGAGTTAAAAGTCCTAAAACTAAAATTAAATCTTATTCTACTCAGGAATTAGTAGAATTATTAAAAACAGTTCCAAATAATTATAATTTTGAAATAGTTAAAGAAAGTACAATTCAAAATACAAAAATCAAAATAGTTTCACTTTCAGATTTGGCTCATAATCCCTCTAACTCTTACAATTTTAGCAAAGCATCAAAATGCAAACACTTTTTAAGTAATTTTGAGAGCATAACAAAAACAAAACTAAAAAGAAATCCCACTTATAATTTATTTATCAGATAA
- a CDS encoding U32 family peptidase has translation MNKKPELMAPAGDWIMLKVAINAGANAIYFGLKELNMRAEAENFKISELDQIVGECHKNKVKAYLTLNTIIYETEIVKVKEILIKAKKAKIDAIIAWDFAIIKEAKKLKLNVFLSTQASVANSEAVEEYKKLGIKRIVLARECSLDQIKKIKSKTKLQVEVFIHGAMCVSLSGRCFMSHHLFGKSANRGECLQPCRRQYLIKDAEEPNELILGKDYVMSPKDLCTINFIDKIIETKADAFKIEGRKRSAEYVYTVVSAYRKAIDLYFKKKLNLKIKDDLSSELEKVYNRGFSSGFYFRKPSGNDFIDVHGSKATERKVYVGKVLNFYNKIKVAAIKIYAAELKLGDEILVQGKTTGVIKQELKSMEVENKKIKSAKKGKIVAIKLDKIARINDSVYKIKKVK, from the coding sequence ATGAATAAAAAGCCTGAATTGATGGCTCCTGCAGGAGATTGGATAATGTTAAAGGTAGCAATAAATGCAGGTGCAAATGCTATTTATTTTGGATTAAAAGAATTAAATATGAGAGCTGAAGCTGAGAATTTTAAAATTTCTGAGTTAGATCAGATTGTGGGGGAGTGTCATAAAAATAAAGTTAAAGCTTATTTAACATTAAATACAATTATTTATGAAACTGAAATAGTAAAAGTAAAAGAAATTTTAATAAAAGCAAAAAAAGCAAAGATAGATGCTATAATTGCTTGGGACTTTGCAATAATTAAAGAGGCAAAAAAATTGAAATTAAATGTGTTTTTATCTACACAGGCCTCAGTTGCAAATTCAGAAGCTGTTGAAGAGTATAAAAAGTTAGGAATAAAGAGAATTGTTTTGGCAAGAGAATGTAGTTTGGATCAAATTAAAAAAATAAAATCTAAAACCAAATTGCAAGTTGAAGTTTTTATTCATGGTGCGATGTGTGTTTCTCTAAGTGGAAGATGTTTTATGAGTCATCATTTGTTTGGAAAAAGCGCCAATAGAGGAGAATGTTTACAACCTTGTAGAAGACAATATTTAATAAAAGATGCTGAAGAACCAAACGAATTAATTTTAGGAAAAGATTATGTTATGTCTCCTAAAGATTTGTGTACTATTAATTTTATTGATAAAATAATTGAAACTAAAGCTGATGCTTTTAAAATTGAAGGTAGAAAAAGAAGTGCAGAGTATGTTTATACTGTTGTTTCTGCTTATCGAAAAGCAATAGATTTATATTTCAAGAAAAAATTAAACTTAAAAATCAAAGATGACTTATCTTCTGAATTAGAAAAAGTTTATAATCGTGGATTTTCAAGTGGATTTTATTTTAGAAAGCCTTCTGGAAATGATTTTATTGATGTTCATGGTTCAAAAGCAACTGAAAGAAAAGTTTATGTTGGAAAAGTTTTGAATTTTTATAATAAAATAAAAGTTGCTGCAATTAAAATCTATGCTGCTGAATTAAAATTAGGAGATGAAATTTTAGTTCAAGGAAAAACTACTGGCGTGATAAAACAAGAATTAAAAAGTATGGAAGTAGAAAATAAAAAAATAAAATCTGCAAAAAAAGGAAAGATAGTTGCAATAAAGCTCGATAAAATTGCAAGAATAAATGATTCAGTTTATAAAATTAAAAAAGTTAAATAA